From Penicillium psychrofluorescens genome assembly, chromosome: 1, one genomic window encodes:
- a CDS encoding uncharacterized protein (ID:PFLUO_001168-T1.cds;~source:funannotate): MNGAQFTDRANKALLDSSALAEQYAHSQILPMHLAVSLLNPSPEEDQDQQQPAGHASHDASSSPLFRQVIERAHGDPQTLDRSLMKMLVRLPSQDPPPETVAVSPALAKVIRSATDLSKTQKDSFVAIDHLIQAVCQDSQVQRGLADASIPNLKLIDTAVQQIRGTRRVDSKTADSETENENLKKFTIDMTSLAREGKIDPVIGREEEIRRVIRILSRRTKNNPVLIGEPGVGKTTIVEGLARRIVNADIPANLAQCRLLSLDVGSLVAGSKYRGEFEERMKGVLKEIEDSKDTIVLFVDEIHLLMGAGSSGDGGMDAANLLKPMLARGQLHCIGATTLGEYRKYIEKDQAFERRFQQVLVKEPTVSETISILRGLKEKYEVHHGVNILDGAIVAAATLAARYLTARRLPDSAVDLVDEAAAAVRVTRESEPEALDTLERKSRQLQIEIHALEREQDEASKTRLEAAKQEAANVGEELRPMREKYESEKQRSREVQDAKIKLDSLKVKRDEAERMGDTQTAADLEYYAIPETKQLIERLEADRARADAERRAQQGEAGEALLADAVGPDQINEIVARWTGIPVTRLKTTEKDKLLNMEKHLGKVVIGQKEAVVSVSNAIRLQRSGLSNPNSPPSFLFCGPSGTGKTLLTKALAEFLFDDPKAMIRFDMSEYQERHSLSRMIGAPPGYVGHDAGGQLTENLRRRPFSILLFDEVEKAAKEVLTVLLQLMDDGRITDGQGRIVDAKNCIVVMTSNLGAGYLARPTTKDGRIDSQTRELVMGALRDYFLPEFLNRISSTVIFNRLTKKEIRKIVDLRLSEVQKRLEHNGRNVLISCSEEVKNYLGAAGYSPAYGARPLGRIIEREVLNRLAVLILRGSVKDGEEARVVMRDGHIDVLPNHELDSSDDDDYDEDMIDEEDALAEMEDNTGDMDLYEE, translated from the coding sequence ATGAACGGTGCTCAATTCACTGATCGCGCCAACAAGGCCCTGCTGGATTCCAGCGCTCTGGCCGAACAATATGCCCACTCCCAAATCCTCCCCATGCACCTGGCGGTGTCCCTGCTCAACCCCTCCCCGGAGGAAGACCAGGACCAACAACAGCCCGCGGGCCACGCCTCACACGATGCGTCCTCTTCACCTCTTTTCCGGCAGGTCATCGAACGGGCCCACGGCGATCCGCAAACCCTCGATCGCTctttgatgaagatgttggTGCGGCTGCCAAGCCAAGACCCCCCACCAGAGACCGTCGCCGTCTCTCCCGCCCTGGCGAAAGTGATCCGATCGGCTACAGACCTCTCCAAAACCCAAAAGGACAGCTTCGTGGCCATTGACCACCTGATCCAAGCCGTGTGCCAGGACTCCCAGGTCCAGCGCGGACTGGCCGATGCCAGCATCCCCAACCTCAAATTGATCGACACGGCCGTGCAGCAGATCCGGGGCACGCGCCGCGTCGACTCCAAGACGGCCGACTCGGAAACCGAAAATGAAAACCTCAAGAAGTTCACCATCGATATGACCTCTCTCGCTCGCGAGGGCAAGATCGACCCCGTCATCGGACGAGAAGAGGAAATCCGTCGCGTGATTCGCATCCTCAGTCGGCGCACGAAGAACAACCCCGTCCTCATCGGTGAACCCGGTGTGGGTAAGACCACCATCGTCGAGGGTCTGGCCCGCCGGATCGTCAATGCCGATATCCCCGCCAATCTGGCCCAATGCCGGCTGCTTTCCCTCGATGTGGGATCCTTGGTTGCTGGAAGCAAGTACCGTGGCGAGTTTGAAGAACGGATGAAGGGCGtcctcaaggagatcgaagACTCGAAAGACACGATCGTCTTgttcgtcgacgagatccaCCTGCTGATGGGCGCCGGGTCgagcggcgatggcggcatgGATGCTGCAAACCTGCTCAAGCCCATGCTCGCCCGCGGCCAGCTGCACTGCATCGGCGCAACCACTCTCGGTGAATACCGCAAGTATATTGAGAAGGACCAGGCTTTCGAGCGACGATTCCAGCAGGTCCTGGTCAAGGAGCCCACCGTGTCGGAAACCATCTCGATCCTCCGTGGTCTGAAGGAGAAGTACGAAGTCCACCACGGTGTCAACATTCTCGACGGTGCCATCGTCGCTGCGGCCACCCTGGCTGCGCGCTACCTCACAGCCCGTCGACTGCCTGATTCCGCCGTTGACCTGGTCGATGAGGCCGCCGCTGCGGTCCGTGTGACGCGCGAATCTGAGCCCGAAGCGCTTGATACCTTGGAACGGAAATCACGACAACTCCAGATTGAAATCCACGCTCTGGAACGTGAGCAGGATGAAGCGTCCAAGACTCGGCTGGAGGCTGCCAAGCAGGAAGCCGCCAACGTcggcgaggagctgcgccCGATGCGCGAGAAGTATGAAagcgagaagcagcgcaGCAGAGAGGTCCAGGATGCCAAGATCAAGCTCGATTCGCTCAAGGTCAAGCgggacgaggccgagcgcatgGGCGACACTCAGACGGCTGCTGATCTCGAGTACTACGCCATTCCCGAAACAAAGCAACTCATCGAACGACTGGAGGCTGACCGCGCCCGGGCCGATGCGGAGCGTCGCGCACAGCAGGGTGAGGCCGGTGAGGCTCTTCTGGCTGATGCAGTTGGCCCCGACCAGATCAATGAGATCGTCGCCCGGTGGACTGGTATCCCCGTCACACGCCTGAAGACCACCGAGAAGGATAAGCTTCTCAACATGGAGAAACACCTGGGCAAAGTCGTCATTGGCCAAAAGGAGGCCGTGGTTTCGGTCTCGAATGCAATTCGTCTGCAGCGCTCGGGACTCAGCAATCCCAACTCGCCCCCGAGCTTTTTGTTCTGCGGTCCTTCTGGTACGGGTAAGACGCTGCTCACCAAGGCGCTGGCTGAGTTCCTCTTCGACGACCCGAAGGCGATGATCCGGTTCGACATGTCCGAATACCAAGAGCGACACTCGCTCAGCCGAATGATCGGTGCACCGCCCGGCTATGTCGGCCACGATGCCGGTGGCCAGCTGACGGAGAatctgcgccgccgcccctTCTCAATCCTGTTATTCGACGAAGTCGAGAAGGCTGCCAAGGAGGTCCTTACTGTCCTGCTGCAACTCATGGACGACGGACGCATCACCGATGGCCAAGGCCGCATCGTCGACGCCAAGAACTGCATCGTCGTCATGACCTCCAACTTGGGCGCCGGGTACCTCGCCCGGCCCACCACCAAGGACGGCCGCATCGACTCGCAAACCCGCGAACTGGTCATGGGCGCCCTGCGCGACTACTTCCTGCCCGAATTCCTGAACCGGATCTCCAGCACGGTGATCTTTAACCGGCTcaccaagaaggaaatcCGAAAGATCGTCGACCTCCGCCTGTCAGAAGTGCAGAAACGTCTCGAGCATAACGGCCGCAATGTGCtcatctcctgctccgaAGAAGTCAAGAACTACCTTGGCGCCGCAGGATACTCTCCGGCCTACGGTGCGCGTCCTCTGGGCCGCATCATTGAGCGCGAGGTCCTCAATCGTCTCGCGGTGCTGATCCTGCGCGGCAGCGTCAAGGATGGCGAAGAGGCTCGCGTAGTCATGCGCGACGGCCATATCGATGTCTTGCCTAATCACGAGCTGGATTCgagtgatgatgatgattatgaCGAGGATATGattgatgaggaggatgctcttgctgagatggaggataATACTGGAGACATGGATCTCTACGAAGAGTAA
- a CDS encoding uncharacterized protein (ID:PFLUO_001166-T1.cds;~source:funannotate) → MRIQSTASLALSLLLPLAAASGFDCEHIKADGYKYDLSALGGVHELYHVDRTADTVTNTTYVLNICNILKGAATRGKLKCGTSKNICGFVEQYSEADQSFNPYTFPIVGLDPLGHGSKDPEITRLKKIDPDREGLLVKLTGGEYRGDDNKGKKKNAGAVIEFLCDPDRSGLEGLVDEDDKKKRRAAAVVIADDEDDSSRDQSLSFKSFGKADDDSYVLKLDWRTRYACDEYKGGDGKGDDGGDDDDDDDRKDASGSHWGFFTWMIIILFLGTATYLVFGSWLNYSRYGARGWDLLPHGDTIRDIPYIFQDWLRRVVNTLQGTGSRGGYSAV, encoded by the exons aTGCGAATACAATCCACCGCCTCGCTAGCGCTATCACTGCTGCTACCACTAGCAGCAGCATCCGGCTTCGACTGCGAGCACATCAAAGCCGATGGCTACAAGTACGACCTCAGCGCCCTGGGCGGCGTGCACGAGCTGTACCATGTCGACAGGACCGCTGACACTgtcaccaacaccacctACGTGCTCAATATCTGCAATATCCTGAAAGGAGCCGCTACTCGCGGGAAGCTGAAGTGCGGAACTTCTAAGAATA TCTGCGGATTCGTCGAGCAATACTCCGAAGCCGACCAAAGCTTCAACCCATACACTTTCCCcatcgtcggcctcgatcCCCTCGGCCACGGCTCCAAGGACCCGGAGATCACGCgcctgaagaagatcgatcCCGACCGCGAGGGGCTGCTCGTCAAGCTGACTGGTGGTGAATATCGCGGGGATGacaacaagggcaagaagaagaatgccggCGCTGTGATTGAGTTCCTGTGTGATCCGGACCGTTCTGGGCTCGAGGGCTtggtcgatgaggatgacaagaagaagcggagagctgctgctgtcgtcatcgccgacgacgaggacgacaGCTCCCGGGACCAGAGCTTGTCGTTTAAGAGCTTTGGcaaggctgatgatgattccTACGTGCTGAAGCTGGACTGGCGCACGAGGTATGCTTGTGATGAGTACAAGGGAGGCGATGGCAagggggatgatggtggcgatgatgatgatgacgatgataGAAAGGATGCGTCGGGGAGTCATTGGGGGTTCTTTACATGGATGATTATCAT tctcttcctcggcaCGGCCACCTacctcgtcttcggctcCTGGCTAAACTACAGCCGCTACGGCGCCCGCGGCTGGGATCTGCTCCCGCACGGCGACACCATCCGCGACATCCCATACATCTTCCAAGACTGGCTGCGCCGCGTGGTCAATACCCTCCAGGGAACGGGGTCGCGGGGCGGCTATAGTGCTGTCTGA
- a CDS encoding uncharacterized protein (ID:PFLUO_001163-T1.cds;~source:funannotate), giving the protein MLAEPPFSVLDSFNQVDDAIDTNAEIAEAILAVGLESFGLDADPDPNDPSRNWHGTATATDVNKAHSTIRQFYRDWSAEGQPERDVCYGPVLDDLRTEFETQRNTDEQIRVLVPGAGLGRLVFDICMAGYAAEGNEISYHQLLASSWVLNHTEGPQKHPLFPFALQFSNLQSRAQQLRCIAIPDIHPGTAMAQATAASATAFQPPGAMSMSAADFVVLYTQPTNQAAFHAVATVFFIDTAPNLIRYVEAIRHCLRPGGLWINVGPLLWHFEDGQEQHPRKADAQVAEDGPGIGEPGTVELTGEEVLSLVERMGFRVEQRAVMERPLCGYIQDRESMLQNLYRPEHWVARKLE; this is encoded by the coding sequence ATGCTGGCGGAGCCACCATTCTCCGTGCTAGACAGCTTCAACCAAGTCGACGATGCCATCGACACGAACGCGGAGATCGCCGAAGCCATTCTCGCCGTCGGCCTTGAATCCTTTGGGCTCGACGCCGACCCGGATCCCAACGACCCATCCCGCAACTGGCACGGCACCGCCACAGCAACGGACGTGAACAAGGCGCACTCGACCATCCGCCAGTTCTATCGGGACTGGAGCGCCGAGGGCCAGCCTGAGCGGGACGTCTGCTATGGCCCCGTCTTGGACGATCTACGCACCGAGTTTGAGACACAACGTAACACTGACGAGCAGATCCGCGTGCTGGTACCGGGAGCTGGCCTGGGACGCCTTGTTTTTGATATCTGTATGGCAGGGTACGCCGCCGAAGGCAATGAGATCTCCTaccaccagctgctggcCAGCAGCTGGGTCTTGAATCATACGGAGGGACCGCAAAAACACCCTCTGTTCCCCTTTGCACTACAATTTTCGAATCTCCAATCTCGCGCGCAACAGTTACGGTGCATCGCCATCCCGGACATCCACCCGGGCACCGCCATGGCCCAAGCCACAGCGGCTAGTGCCACAGCCTTCCAGCCACCGGGGGCGATGAGCATGTCGGCAGCCGATTTCGTCGTGCTGTACACCCAGCCCACGAACCAGGCGGCATTCCACGCGGTCGCGACCGTGTTTTTCATCGACACGGCGCCCAATTTAATCCGCTACGTCGAAGCGATCCGGCATTGTTTACGGCCGGGCGGGCTTTGGATCAATGTCGGCCCGTTACTGTGGCATTTCGAGGATGGGCAGGAGCAACACCCCCGCAAAGCCGACGCACAGGTGGCCGAGGATGGCCCGGGCATCGGCGAGCCTGGCACAGTGGAGTTGACCGGGGAGGAAGTGCTGAGCCTTGTCGAGCGGATGGGCTTCCGGGTTGAGCAGCGGGCGGTGATGGAGCGGCCGCTGTGCGGCTACATCCAGGACCGGGAGAGCATGCTCCAGAATCTATATCGGCCAGAGCATTGGGTGGCGCGAAAATTGGAGTAG
- a CDS encoding uncharacterized protein (ID:PFLUO_001162-T1.cds;~source:funannotate) has protein sequence MTAEVSSLPQTELVTPHVIPLETSFALPRSLHTTAHLHLTFLETCSMVFVTTTTPGDSTASAKPMGSFVYAMPDRTSPTSTISTTIYTSPSSIEYTARIAKIVARRMNRPVYVGCSIDANGLGLTIDEEMAGLKKIIDSIMERWEKRMQPN, from the exons ATGACAGCCGAAgtctcctctcttccccagACGGAGCTGGTCACGCCCCACGTCATCCCGCTAGAGACCTCGTTTGCTCTGCCCAGATCACTGCATACCACTGCGCATCTGCACTTGACCTTCCTGGAGACGTGCTCGATGGTCTTTGTGACCACGACGACGCCGGGCGATTCGACGGCCTCTGCCAAGCCGATGGGCAGCTTTGTCTATGCCATGCCAGAT CGAACCTCCCCGAcatcaacaatatcaaccACCATTTAcacctctccatccagcaTTGAATACACGGCCCGCATTGCCAAGATTGTTGCACGACGGATGAATCGTCCCGTGTATGTGGGCTGTAGTATCGATGCTAACGGGCTGGGATTGACgatcgacgaggagatggcggggCTGAAAAAGATTATCGACTCGATCATGGAGCggtgggagaagaggatgcaACCTAATTAA
- a CDS encoding uncharacterized protein (ID:PFLUO_001167-T1.cds;~source:funannotate) has translation MSMKPIFVATHPRACSTAFERVFMTQRDSIQCVHEPFGDAFYYGPERLSDRFAEDEQARLDSGFSQSTYATVMERIDRESSEGKRVFIKDIDHYLLPPAGKAATPALSLKRVKRGVGTANGINGHHPANGVNGAVNGSGHANGHATAPTNGTVVNGSANGTTTNGIANGVNGHAHTNGTTSNGTANGVTNGAANGAAKHANKEPGPYDTLPEPENPTVMPRRLQEQFHFAFLIRDPHYSVPSYYRCTIPPLDKDTGFYSYDPLEAGYDELRRHFNYLRDEGLVGPRVATRPDLSPEEKDDNTVHEICVIDADDMLDAPAKTIEAFCRSVDMPYTEAMLSWDTEEDHAFACWAFEKWRGFHNDAIESKGLEARQHPHALKSEEQFDAEWRERYGEKAARLIRKTVDDNMADYLYLKQFAVKV, from the exons ATGTCGATGAAGCCGATCTTTGTGGCGACGCATCCGCGCGCCTGCTCGACAGCCTTTGAGCGG GTCTTCATGACCCAACGGGACTCGATCCAATGTGTCCACGAGCCGTTCGGTGATGCCTTCTACTACGGCCCCGAGCGTCTCTCCGACCGGTTTGCCGAGGACGAACAGGCCCGGCTTGACAGCGGGTTCAGCCAGTCGACCTACGCTACCGTGATGGAGAGGATTGATCGAGAATCTTCTGAG GGAAAGAGAGTCTTCATCAAGGACATCGATCATTACCTGCTGCCGCCGGCTGGCAAAGCCGCCACCCCGGCGCTCTCACTGAAGCGCGTCAAGCGCGGCGTGGGCACTGCCAACGGCATCAACGGCCACCATCCGGCCAATGGCGTGAACGGTGCCGTTAACGGCTCCGGTCATGCCAACGGCCACGCCACCGCGCCGACCAACGGCACGGTGGTCAACGGTAGTGCCAACGGCACTACCACCAATGGCATCGCCAACGGTGTCAATGGGCACGCCCATACCAACGGGACGACCAGCAATGGAACTGCCAACGGCGTCACCAACGGAGCTGCCAATGGAGCTGCCAAGCACGCCAACAAGGAACCAGGCCCGTACGACACGCTTCCCGAGCCAGAAAACCCGACCGTGATGCCGCGGCGGCTCCAAGAGCAATTCCACTTCGCGTTCCTGATCCGCGACCCGCACTACAGCGTGCCGTCGTACTACCGGTGCACGATCCCCCCGCTGGACAAGGACACAGGCTTCTATAGCTATGACCCCCTGGAAGCCGGGTACGACGAGCTGCGCCGGCACTTCAACTACCTGCGGGACGAGGGACTGGTCGGACCACGGGTGGCGACGCGGCCGGACTTGAGcccggaggagaaggatgacAACACTGTCCATGAGATCTGTGTCATCGACGCGGATGATATGCTCGATGCGCCGGCGAAGACCATCGAGGCGTTCTGCCGTAGTGTGGATATGCCGTATACGGAGGCGATGCTGTCGTGGGACACGGAGGAGGATCATGCGTTTGCATGCTGGGCGTTTGAGAAGTGGCGTGGGTTCCACAATGATGCGATCGAGTCCAAGGGCCTGGAGGCGAGACAGCAT CCGCATGCCCTCAAGTCCGAGGAACAGTTCGATGCCGAGTGGCGCGAGAGGTACGGCGAGAAGGCTGCCCGGCTCATTCGCAAGACGGTCGACGACAACATGGCCGACTATCTGTACTTGAAGCAGTTTGCGGTGAAGGTGTAG
- a CDS encoding uncharacterized protein (ID:PFLUO_001164-T1.cds;~source:funannotate) — translation MSRLKAFGFRRDKKNNSIPTSSSPTPPPANLLVNSTSNGTASPPPSGDNASSTHSLPMNNSQLGRPPSYPVGRPTSPMVPGQQQLGHHPPPINTNLQYGQPPVQQQMNPPPAYGMQHAPHGIPQNMSQSGYAGRTNTDPDGGRGKSQLIVGIDFGTTFSGVAFAFATNNEAREDIITEWPGAGTHTKQKIPTVLYYDQYQKVVGWGPDIADALAPTGYPKPGVQKVEWFKLQLMLSGNTYIDPINLPPLPPGKSEIDVAADYLFKLRQAMRAQLQKTLGEVFTREERNIRYYLTVPAIWNDAGKAATRAAAIQAGFLRDENDNRLTLVSEPEAAALFCAKTGLLNLKIGDAILIVDCGGGTVDLIAYEVEEEQPFSVMECTAGSGDSCGSTALNRNFSNILRAKIRKMKLPDGSRTAGKVYAKCIMDFENRIKADFRNNGQKWAVDVGIEADFPEAGIEEGYMTFTNEEILQCFEPVVNRILELVRNQIIAIQAQNRSLQNVLVVGGFGASEYLFQQIRLHVPPQYQTKVVRPMDSVAAIVKGAVTAGITERVITHRVARRHYLMATLQPFKEGYHPEQYRVPSLDGRDRCKYTRQIFVQKGERVKIGEPVKVSFFRQVAPGATLMYEDVLYACDEDVCPEYTKDPRIKEVVTLTSDLSRKNLETDFERMDTPQGIFYRVYFDIYLTLDGSEFSAELVCQNEIMGRCRAKFR, via the exons ATGAGTCGACTCAAAGCCTTCGGTTTCCGTCGCGACAAAAAGAATAATAGCATCCCTACCTCGTCCTCTCCCACCCCTCCGCCAGCCAACCTCCTGGTcaactccacctccaacGGGACCGCTTCTCCTCCCCCTTCGGGCGACAACGCCTCCTCAACCCATAGCCTGCCCATGAACAATAGCCAGTTGGGCCGCCCACCCAGTTATCCCGTCGGCCGTCCTACATCTCCTATGGTGCCcggtcagcagcagctcggccACCATCCGCCCCCAATCAACACCAATCTTCAATACGGCCAACCGCCGGTGCAACAACAAATGAATCCCCCGCCCGCCTACGGGATGCAACACGCACCCCACGGCATCCCGCAGAACATGTCTCAGTCGGGGTATGCTGGGCGCACCAACACTGACCCCGATGGCGGTCGCGGTAAGTCTCAGTTGATTGTGGGAATTGACTTTGGCACCACGTTCTCCGGTGTCGCGTTCGCCTTTGCGACCAACAATGAGGCCAGGGAAGATATCATTACCGAGTGGCCGGGCGCTGGAACACACACCAAACAAAAA ATCCCAACAGTCCTCTACTATGACCAGTACCAAAAAGTTGTCGGTTGGGGTCCGGATATCGCCGATGCCCTCGCTCCCACCGGATACCCCAAACCCGGCGTGCAAAAGGTCGAGTGGTTCAAGCTCCAGCTCATGCTGTCTGGGAATACCTATATCGACCCCATCAACTTGCCCCCGTTGCCGCCAGGAAAATCCGAGATCGACGTGGCGGCCGACTACCTCTTCAAGCTGCGCCAGGCCATGCGCGCTCAGCTGCAGAAGACGCTGGGCGAGGTGTTCACCCGTGAGGAGCGCAACATCCGCTACTATCTGACCGTGCCTGCGATCTGGAACGATGCCGGCAAGGCTGCCACgcgcgccgccgccatccagGCCGGTTTCTTGCGTGACGAAAACGACAACCGACTGACGCTCGTGTCGGAACCCGAGGCCGCGGCGCTCTTCTGTGCCAAGACCGGACTGCTGAACCTGAAGATCGGCGATGCCATCCTGATTGTCGACTGCGGTGGTGGTACGGTGGATCTGATCGCGTacgaggtcgaggaagagcagCCGTTCAGCGTCATGGAGTGCACAGCCGGATCTGGTGATTCGTGCGGTTCGACCGCGCTGAACCGGAATTTCAGCAACATCCTGCGTGCTAAGATCCGCAAGATGAAGCTTCCGGACGGCTCGAGGACGGCGGGTAAGGTCTACGCCAAGTGTATCATGGACTTTGAGAACCGCATCAAGGCCGACTTCCGCAACAACGGACAGAAATGGGCGGTGGATGTGGGTATCGAGGCTGATTTCCCGGAAGCGGGCATCGAGGAGGGCTACATGACCTTCACCAATGAGGAGATTCTTCAGTGCTTCGAGCCGGTCGTCAACCGGATTCTGGAGTTGGTGCGCAATCAGATCATCGCCATTCAAGCGCAGAACCGTTCGCTTCAG AATGTCTTGGTTGTGGGTGGTTTCGGTGCGTCCGAATACCTCTTCCAGCAGATTCGACTCCACGTTCCTCCGCAGTACCAGACCAAGGTGGTGCGCCCCATGGACTCGGTGGCAGCTATTGTCAAGGGCGCCGTAACGGCCGGTATCACCGAGCGAGTCATCACCCACCGTGTGGCGCGTCGGCACTACCTGATGGCCACGCTGCAGCCCTTCAAGGAGGGATACCACCCGGAGCAGTACCGGGTACCCAGTCTGGATGGCCGCGACCGGTGCAAGTACACGCGGCAGATCTTCGTGCAGAAGGGCGAGCGTGTCAAGATCGGCGAGCCCGTCAAGGTCAGCTTCTTCCGCCAGGTCGCCCCCGGCGCTACCCTCATGTACGAGGATGTCCTGTACGCGTGCGACGAGGATGTGTGTCCCGAATATACCAAGGATCCCC GCATCAAGGAAGTCGTCACGCTCACGTCGGACCTCTCGCGCAAGAACCTCGAAACGGACTTCGAGCGCATGGACACCCCGCAGGGTATCTTCTACCGCGTCTACTTCGACATCTACCTTACTCTGGATGGAAGTGAATTCAGTGCCGAGCTGGTGTGCCAGAACGAAATCATGGGCCGCTGCCGGGCCAAGTTCAGGTAA
- a CDS encoding uncharacterized protein (ID:PFLUO_001161-T1.cds;~source:funannotate), producing MMTRPHPLNVGIKAMEIYFPNRVSYTPTPFTIPSSEANLLQYVAQSDLEKFLGASTGKDTIGLGQTNMSFCDDREDVHSLALTAVSSLLQKYCIDPHSIGRLEVGTESMLDKAKSCKSVLMQLFGTNTDVEGIDTFNACYGGTSALFNAVHWIESSAWDGRDAIVVASDIAIYNQPAARPTGGAGCVAMLVGPNAPLILEPVRASHMQHTYDFYKADFKSEYPRIEGHYSSRCYLQALDACYRRYKGKTAALDGDSNASASSIEDFDHFVFHAPNCKLVAKAYARLLYNDFMAGPESSTFGPGAIPSMFRGLTDEASLADKSLEKLLIELSKERFTLRVQPSLTVPTMCGNMYTAAVWAGLISLLSNAPSGELLDKRIGVFSFGSGLASTLFSLRVAGDVQAIKQNIDLHTRLAARVRVSPEVYDEMCQLREKAYQQKDYTPVGDIDTLVPGTYYLVQVDELFRRKYAVKG from the exons ATGATGACTCGCCCGCATCCGCTCAACGTCGGTatcaaggccatggagattTACTTCCCCAACCGAGTCAGCTATACTCCAACTCCATTCACGATACCATCTTCCGAAGCTAACCTACTGCAGTATGTTGCCCAATCAGACCTTGAAAAGTTCCTCGGCGCCAGCACAGGAAAAGATACCATTGGATTAGGTCAAACCAACATGAGCTTCTGTGATGACCGCGAGG ATGTCCACTCTCTCGCTCTCACGGCCgtctcctccctcctccaaAAGTACTGCATCGACCCGCATTCCATCGGCCGCCTCGAAGTCGGCACTGAGTCGATgctcgacaaggccaagtCCTGCAAGTCCGTGCTGATGCAGCTCTTCGGCACTAACACTGACGTCGAAGGCATCGACACCTTCAACGCCTGCTACGGGGGCACCAGCGCTCTTTTCAACGCCGTGCACTGGATCGAATCTTCTGCGTGGGACGGCCGAGATGCTATCGTCGTGGCGTCCGACATCGCCATCTACAATCAACCAGCTGCACGTCCTACCGGCGGAGCGGGATGCGTGGCTATGTTGGTGGGCCCAAATGCACCGCTTATCCTGGAGCCTGTGCGCGCGTCTCATATGCAGCATACATATGACTTCTACAAGGCCGACTTCAAGTCAGAATATCCACGTATCGAGGGGCATTATTCCTCTCGGTGCTATCTGCAAGCACTGGATGCTTGCTACAGACGGTATAAGGGGAAGACCGCGGCCTTGGATGGAGATTCGAATGCATCAGCTTCTTCGATAGAAGACTTTGACCACTTTGTCTTCCATGCACCAAACTGCAAGCTTGTCGCCAAGGCATATGCGCGCCTTCTGTACAATGATTTCATGGCTGGTCCTGAGAGCTCGACCTTCGGACCTGGGGCTATTCCTTCGATGTTTCGGGGTTTGACTGACGAGGCCTCTCTTGCAGATAAGAGCTTGGAGAAGCTCTTGATTGAATTGAGCAAGGAAAGATTCACCCTGCGTGTGCAGCCCAGCTTGACTGTTCCGACTATGTGCGGGAACATGTACACTGCAGCCGTATGGGCAGGTCTGATCAGCCTTCTCAGCAATGCACCAAGCGGCGAACTTCTGGACAAGCGTATTGGCGTGTTTAGTTTTGGGAGTGGTCTGGCAAGCACCCTGTTTAGCCTGCGGGTTGCCGGTGATGTTCAGGCCATCAAGCAGAACATTGATCTGCATACCCGTCTAGCTGCACGAGTGAGGGTTTCACCGGAGGTTTATGATGAG ATGTGCCAGCTTCGGGAGAAAGCGTACCAGCAGAAAGACTACACTCCGGTAGGCGACATTGATACGCTTGTGCCGGGGACGTACTATCTTGTTCAAGTTGACGAGTTGTTTCGGCGGAAGTATGCCGTCAAAGGATAA
- a CDS encoding uncharacterized protein (ID:PFLUO_001165-T1.cds;~source:funannotate): MVQPRMLSKDEEGAGGSEDNEVRREDQEKINRFSRLHQRETVLEDQLKGKQKDKEDLEEVSMELELADEDDLVPYKIGDSFFQLPLPDAQAMLASSSELIDGDVSKLEDSLGELREELQSLKVALYARFGRSINLET; encoded by the exons ATGGTCCAGCCACGCATG CTCTCaaaagacgaagaaggcGCGGGCGGGTCAGAGGACAACGAGGTGCGCCGCGAGGAtcaggagaagatcaaccGGTTCAGCCGCCTGCACCAACGGGAGACAGTGCTGGAAGACCAACTGAAGGGGAAACAA AAAGACAAAGAAGACCTCGAAGAAGTCTCCATGGAACTCGAACTagccgatgaggatgacCTCGTCCC CTACAAAATCGGCGACTCTTTCTTCCAACTGCCCCTCCCGGACGCGCAGGCAATgctcgcctcctcctcggagcTCATTGATGGTGACGTGTCGAAGCTGGAGGATTCGCTGGGCGAGTTGCGCGAGGAGTTGCAGTCGCTCAAGGTGGCGCTGTATGCGCGCTTTGGGAGGAGTATTAATCTGGAGACTtga